In Primulina eburnea isolate SZY01 chromosome 3, ASM2296580v1, whole genome shotgun sequence, one DNA window encodes the following:
- the LOC140825660 gene encoding uncharacterized protein, which translates to MASMPTTTGAEPSSSSQYTYTASTASYFPTPFHLQQTPPVSYIGAAPPPPIQSVQLPVYPAPPSVYSLPQYQQAQQLFQRDAQTITPEALESVKAALASSEIEHKADTKKKAIPRKAAGQAWEDPTLAEWPENDYRLFCGDLGNEVNDDVLSKVFTRLPSFNMARVVRDKRTGKTKGYGFVSFSNPADVVAALKEINGKYVGNRPIKLRKSTWRERTDYEALEKQKNHFQKKTKPPRKSVLHK; encoded by the exons ATGGCTTCGATGCCGACGACCACCGGAGCCGAACCTTCATCAAGCTCGCAATACACATACACGGCCTCTACCGCTTCCTACTTCCCCACACCCTTTCATCTCCAACAGACGCCTCCCGTTTCGTATATCGGAGCTGCACCTCCGCCACCTATTCAGTCGGTTCAGCTCCCCGTGTATCCCGCTCCTCCATCGGTCTACTCTTTGCCGCAATATCAACAG gcacaACAGTTGTTTCAGAGAGATGCACAGACAATAACGCCAGAAGCACTTGAGAGTGTGAAGGCTGCACTTGCTAGCAGCGAGATCGAGCACAAAGCAGACACCAAGAAAAAAGCAATCCCCCGGAAAGCTGCAGGCCAGGCTTGGGAGGATCCAACTCTTGCAGAGTGGCCCGAAA ATGATTATCGCTTATTTTGTGGTGATCTTGGAAATGAGGTGAATGATGATGTTTTATCGAAAGTATTTACAAGACTTCCTTCCTTTAATATGGCCAGA GTTGTCAGGGACAAGAGGACTGGCAAGACCAAGGGTTACGGATTTGTTAGTTTCTCTAATCCAGCAGACGTCGTGGCAGCACTGAAGGAAATCAATG GTAAATACGTAGGTAATCGACCTATCAAACTCCGAAAGAGCACGTGGAGAGAGAGGACTGATTATGAAGCCCTGGAAAAGCAGAAG AACCACTTTCAGAAGAAAACAAAACCACCAAGGAAAAGTGTGTTGCACAAGTGA
- the LOC140825659 gene encoding uncharacterized protein isoform X2 has protein sequence MLGMAYNFLDGNIPLEIGNISSLETFDLKYNAITGVIPHGIFNMSSLASIDLTGNSLSGSLPPDMCDNMLKLKRLHLSSNLLHGEIPYNIYKCEELQVLSLSFNHFSGSITSSIGSLTKLQNLYLGINDFQAGEIPSELGNLTRLELLSMRGASLSGKIPSFIFNMSSMTSLDLANNSLSGSLPVDMYFNLPNLEVLSLYSNNLTGRIFHHLWGCKRLSFLSLSLNSFTGEIPRGVGNLTGLQSLFLPYNNFKGGLPSELANLNLVKLNVAFNELSGSIPSSMFNISTLEMMSLNNNSFSGRLPSTMGLWLPSLEEIYLSNNRFSGVIPSSISNASNLNNLDVGTNSFSGPIPDFSNLKLLRRLLMGENNLTGEHYNQEMRFLSSLTNCRQLESVEVSLNQLDGILPASIGNFSDSLQVFRAFGCRIKGSIPQEMGNLTSLRDLYLDSNELTGFIPRTLGKLTGLVRVYLEYNKLGGYIPSDLCQLRNLGDLYLSNNMLIGPIPECVGELKSLRRLYLDSNKFESRVPFNLWNLNDLSALNLSTNILNGSLPPAVGNLKVIRELDLSWNQFSGEIPSNIGDQESLSFLSLAQNILEGSIPGSIGNLKGLESLDLSFNNLSGFIPISLAELKFLRYFNVSYNRLEGPIPTGGNFANFTAQSFLKNSGLCGETRLQVPTCQGKTRSNNTVKLLKYVIPPCILAILIVALIVILIRRRKSNRGTPECESALIDSWGGISYQELVQATDDFHESKLLGSGSFGSVFRGVLSDGSVIAVKVFSLHSDRIAKSFKTEGEVLSKIRHRNLVKIIGCCSYRDFKALVLEYMHGGSLDDWLYSQKFCSLDLLQRLNIAMDVVSALEYLHLGHTSVIIHCDLKPSNILLDDDMTAHISDFGIAKLFDQGELMAQTKTLATIGYMAPEYGTQGIVSTSGDVYSFGIVLLETFTRKKPTDEMFNEETSLKDWVNISLQKNTILEVVDISLLKPEDQDFSAREQCVSSVLGLAMSCLAISPSARIGIREVSTRLEQIRTVFLATSAYKSTDRKKRSLQDMGRRRKLGERSNMHEED, from the exons ATGTTAGGAATGGCGTACAATTTTCTAGATGGGAATATCCCATTAGAAATCGGCAATATTTCTTCTTTGGAAACATTCGATCTCAAGTATAACGCCATTACGGGTGTGATACCACACGGTATCTTTAACATGTCTTCACTTGCATCCATTGATCTTACTGGCAATAGCCTGTCAGGTAGTCTTCCACCAGATATGTGTGATAATATGTTGAAACTCAAACGACTTCATCTCTCTAGTAATCTGCTTCATGGAGAAATTCCATACAATATATACAAGTGTGAGGAGCTCCAAGTGTTGTCCTTATCTTTTAATCATTTCAGTGGCAGCATAACGAGTTCAATCGGCAGTCTAACAAAGCTCCAAAATCTGTATCTTGGGATAAATGATTTCCAGGCCG GCGAAATTCCTTCAGAACTTGGAAATCTTACACGTTTAGAGTTATTGAGCATGCGGGGAGCCTCTCTATCAGGGAAGATTCCATCTTTTATCTTCAATATGTCTTCGATGACATCGCTTGATCTAGCCAACAACAGTTTATCTGGAAGCCTGCCGGTTGACATGTATTTTAATCTACCAAACCTGGAAGTACTGTCGCTCTATTCTAATAATCTAACAGGACGAATTTTTCATCACTTATGGGGATGTAAAAGGCTTTCCTTCTTATCATTGTCCCTGAACAGCTTCACAGGTGAGATACCTAGAGGAGTTGGAAATCTCACGGGGCTGCAAAGTCTTTTTCTACCTTATAACAACTTTAAAG GTGGATTGCCATCGGAGCTGGCGAACCTTAATCTTGTGAAATTAAATGTCGCTTTCAATGAATTATCCGGATCTATTCCATCCTctatgttcaatatttcaacaTTAGAAATGATGTCACTTAATAACAATAGTTTTTCAGGCCGTCTTCCATCAACAATGGGACTTTGGCTTCCTAGTCTTGAAGAGATTTATTTGTCTAACAACAGATTCAGTGGGGTAATTCCAAGCTCCATAAGCAATGCTTCTAACCTTAATAACTTGGACGTGGGCACCAACTCATTTTCAGGCCCAATACCTGATTTTAGTAATCTAAAACTCTTACGCCGCCTTTTGATGGGAGAGAATAATCTAACAGGAGAACACTACAATCAAGAAATGAGATTCTTATCTTCATTAACAAATTGTCGACAGCTGGAGTCAGTAGAAGTATCATTAAATCAGCTCGATGGAATCCTCCCAGCCTCAATCGGAAATTTCTCGGATTCTCTCCAGGTCTTCAGGGCATTTGGATGCAGAATTAAAGGGTCCATTCCTCAAGAGATGGGAAACTTGACTAGCTTGAGAGATTTATACTTGGATAGCAATGAATTGACAGGATTCATCCCAAGAACATTAGGGAAATTAACAGGACTCGTGCGTGTATATCTTGAATACAATAAGCTTGGAGGATACATCCCCAGTGACCTTTGTCAGTTAAGAAATTTGGGTGATTTGTACCTGAgtaacaatatgctgattggcCCGATTCCTGAATGCGTTGGTGAGCTcaaatccttgagaagattatATTTAGACTCCAACAAATTTGAATCCCGTGTACCCTTTAACTTGTGGAACCTGAATGACCTCTCGGCCTTAAACTTGTCGACAAACATTCTTAACGGCTCCTTGCCACCTGCTGTTGGAAATCTTAAGGTTATCAGAGAACTAGACTTGTCATGGAATCAGTTCTCAGGTGAGATCCCTAGTAATATTGGCGATCAAGAATCCTTATCTTTCCTTTCTTTGGCGCAAAACATATTAGAAGGATCTATTCCGGGGTCAATTGGAAATCTAAAAGGTTTGGAATCCTTAGATCTCTCCTTCAATAATTTGTCTGGATTCATTCCAATATCACTAGCAGAACTCAAATTCTTGCGATACTTCAATGTGTCTTACAATAGACTAGAAGGGCCAATTCCCACTGGAGGAAACTTTGCAAACTTCACTGCTCAATCATTCCTCAAGAACTCCGGTCTATGTGGTGAAACTCGTTTACAAGTTCCAACTTGTCAAGGAAAAACAAGGTCGAATAATACTGTCAAGCTGTTGAAGTATGTTATACCCCCATGTATATTAGCAATCTTGATAGTGGCTTTGATTGTTATACTAATTCGGAGAAGAAAATCGAACAGAGGCACACCAGAGTGTGAAAGCGCATTAATTGATTCATGGGGTGGAATTTCTTATCAAGAGCTTGTACAAGCAACAGATGACTTTCATGAGAGCAAATTACTCGGAAGTGGAAGTTTTGGTTCAGTATTCAGAGGAGTGCTTTCGGATGGCTCAGTAATTGCTGTTAAAGTTTTCAGTTTACATTCAGACAGAATAGCCAAGAGCTTCAAGACAGAAGGTGAAGTTCTAAGCAAAATTCGCCATAGGAACTTAGTTAAAATCATTGGATGCTGCAGTTATAGAGATTTCAAAGCTTTGGTTTTAGAGTACATGCATGGCGGGAGCCTTGATGATTGGCTTTATTCCCAGAAGTTTTGTTCGTTGGATTTGTTACAAAGGTTGAACATAGCAATGGATGTTGTGTCAGCCTTGGAATATCTTCATCTTGGCCACACATCAGTTATCATTCACTGTGATTTAAAGCCGAGCAACATTTTGTTGGATGATGATATGACTGCCCACATTAGTGATTTTGGTATCGCCAAACTCTTTGACCAAGGGGAGTTAATGGCTCAAACCAAAACCCTGGCAACGATCGGATACATGGCACCGG AATATGGGACTCAAGGAATAGTATCCACCAGCGGTGATGTGTACAGCTTTGGTATAGTGCTGTTGGAGACTTTCACAAGAAAAAAGCCGACAGATGAAATGTTTAACGAGGAAACGAGCTTGAAAGATTGGGTGAACATCTCACTACAGAAGAACACAATACTCGAAGTTGTGGATATCAGTTTGCTTAAACCAGAAGACCAGGATTTCTCTGCAAGGGAGCAATGTGTGTCTTCTGTTCTCGGTTTGGCAATGAGTTGTTTGGCCATTTCACCTTCAGCCCGGATCGGAATCAGGGAAGTTTCCACTAGACTAGAACAGATTAGAACCGTGTTTCTAGCAACTTCCGCTTATAAGTCCACAGACAGAAAAAA AAGGTCACTACAAGACATGGGTCGGCGGAGAAAACTGGGAGAGAGGTCAAATATGCATGAGGAAGACTAA
- the LOC140825659 gene encoding uncharacterized protein isoform X1, translating into MTKSVFFVATTALLFLYRITICSAEVDFNLTTDQNALVAFKNSITLDPYQVLAKNWSSDASVCSWIGVSCDTDARNQRVTSLNFSGFSLGAILAPNLGNLTFLSSLDLGLNNFTDSIPPELSNLRRLEVIYLDSNEFTGEIPSWFGTLPRLEVLFLGRNKFSGSIPTSLFNNSKLRMLGMAYNFLDGNIPLEIGNISSLETFDLKYNAITGVIPHGIFNMSSLASIDLTGNSLSGSLPPDMCDNMLKLKRLHLSSNLLHGEIPYNIYKCEELQVLSLSFNHFSGSITSSIGSLTKLQNLYLGINDFQAGEIPSELGNLTRLELLSMRGASLSGKIPSFIFNMSSMTSLDLANNSLSGSLPVDMYFNLPNLEVLSLYSNNLTGRIFHHLWGCKRLSFLSLSLNSFTGEIPRGVGNLTGLQSLFLPYNNFKGGLPSELANLNLVKLNVAFNELSGSIPSSMFNISTLEMMSLNNNSFSGRLPSTMGLWLPSLEEIYLSNNRFSGVIPSSISNASNLNNLDVGTNSFSGPIPDFSNLKLLRRLLMGENNLTGEHYNQEMRFLSSLTNCRQLESVEVSLNQLDGILPASIGNFSDSLQVFRAFGCRIKGSIPQEMGNLTSLRDLYLDSNELTGFIPRTLGKLTGLVRVYLEYNKLGGYIPSDLCQLRNLGDLYLSNNMLIGPIPECVGELKSLRRLYLDSNKFESRVPFNLWNLNDLSALNLSTNILNGSLPPAVGNLKVIRELDLSWNQFSGEIPSNIGDQESLSFLSLAQNILEGSIPGSIGNLKGLESLDLSFNNLSGFIPISLAELKFLRYFNVSYNRLEGPIPTGGNFANFTAQSFLKNSGLCGETRLQVPTCQGKTRSNNTVKLLKYVIPPCILAILIVALIVILIRRRKSNRGTPECESALIDSWGGISYQELVQATDDFHESKLLGSGSFGSVFRGVLSDGSVIAVKVFSLHSDRIAKSFKTEGEVLSKIRHRNLVKIIGCCSYRDFKALVLEYMHGGSLDDWLYSQKFCSLDLLQRLNIAMDVVSALEYLHLGHTSVIIHCDLKPSNILLDDDMTAHISDFGIAKLFDQGELMAQTKTLATIGYMAPEYGTQGIVSTSGDVYSFGIVLLETFTRKKPTDEMFNEETSLKDWVNISLQKNTILEVVDISLLKPEDQDFSAREQCVSSVLGLAMSCLAISPSARIGIREVSTRLEQIRTVFLATSAYKSTDRKKRSLQDMGRRRKLGERSNMHEED; encoded by the exons ATGACGAAATCAGTCTTCTTCGTCGCAACCACAGCATTACTTTTTCTGTACAGGATCACAATTTGCTCTGCTGAAGTAGATTTTAACTTAACCACTGACCAGAACGCACTTGTTGCTTTTAAAAACTCAATCACTTTGGACCCTTATCAAGTCTTGGCCAAAAACTGGTCCAGTGATGCATCCGTTTGCAGCTGGATTGGTGTGTCTTGCGACACCGACGCCAGGAATCAACGAGTCACATCTTTAAATTTTTCGGGTTTTAGTTTGGGTGCAATCCTTGCTCCAAATCTTGGAAACTTGACGTTTCTCTCTTCTTTAGACCTCGGCTTGAACAATTTCACAGACTCCATCCCACCCGAGCTGTCTAATTTGCGCAGATTAGAGGTGATCTATTTAGATTCCAACGAATTCACAGGAGAAATCCCATCATGGTTTGGAACCTTACCAAGACTTGAGGTATTGTTTCTGGGCAGAAACAAATTCTCTGGCAGcatcccaacatcattattCAACAACTCAAAGCTAAGGATGTTAGGAATGGCGTACAATTTTCTAGATGGGAATATCCCATTAGAAATCGGCAATATTTCTTCTTTGGAAACATTCGATCTCAAGTATAACGCCATTACGGGTGTGATACCACACGGTATCTTTAACATGTCTTCACTTGCATCCATTGATCTTACTGGCAATAGCCTGTCAGGTAGTCTTCCACCAGATATGTGTGATAATATGTTGAAACTCAAACGACTTCATCTCTCTAGTAATCTGCTTCATGGAGAAATTCCATACAATATATACAAGTGTGAGGAGCTCCAAGTGTTGTCCTTATCTTTTAATCATTTCAGTGGCAGCATAACGAGTTCAATCGGCAGTCTAACAAAGCTCCAAAATCTGTATCTTGGGATAAATGATTTCCAGGCCG GCGAAATTCCTTCAGAACTTGGAAATCTTACACGTTTAGAGTTATTGAGCATGCGGGGAGCCTCTCTATCAGGGAAGATTCCATCTTTTATCTTCAATATGTCTTCGATGACATCGCTTGATCTAGCCAACAACAGTTTATCTGGAAGCCTGCCGGTTGACATGTATTTTAATCTACCAAACCTGGAAGTACTGTCGCTCTATTCTAATAATCTAACAGGACGAATTTTTCATCACTTATGGGGATGTAAAAGGCTTTCCTTCTTATCATTGTCCCTGAACAGCTTCACAGGTGAGATACCTAGAGGAGTTGGAAATCTCACGGGGCTGCAAAGTCTTTTTCTACCTTATAACAACTTTAAAG GTGGATTGCCATCGGAGCTGGCGAACCTTAATCTTGTGAAATTAAATGTCGCTTTCAATGAATTATCCGGATCTATTCCATCCTctatgttcaatatttcaacaTTAGAAATGATGTCACTTAATAACAATAGTTTTTCAGGCCGTCTTCCATCAACAATGGGACTTTGGCTTCCTAGTCTTGAAGAGATTTATTTGTCTAACAACAGATTCAGTGGGGTAATTCCAAGCTCCATAAGCAATGCTTCTAACCTTAATAACTTGGACGTGGGCACCAACTCATTTTCAGGCCCAATACCTGATTTTAGTAATCTAAAACTCTTACGCCGCCTTTTGATGGGAGAGAATAATCTAACAGGAGAACACTACAATCAAGAAATGAGATTCTTATCTTCATTAACAAATTGTCGACAGCTGGAGTCAGTAGAAGTATCATTAAATCAGCTCGATGGAATCCTCCCAGCCTCAATCGGAAATTTCTCGGATTCTCTCCAGGTCTTCAGGGCATTTGGATGCAGAATTAAAGGGTCCATTCCTCAAGAGATGGGAAACTTGACTAGCTTGAGAGATTTATACTTGGATAGCAATGAATTGACAGGATTCATCCCAAGAACATTAGGGAAATTAACAGGACTCGTGCGTGTATATCTTGAATACAATAAGCTTGGAGGATACATCCCCAGTGACCTTTGTCAGTTAAGAAATTTGGGTGATTTGTACCTGAgtaacaatatgctgattggcCCGATTCCTGAATGCGTTGGTGAGCTcaaatccttgagaagattatATTTAGACTCCAACAAATTTGAATCCCGTGTACCCTTTAACTTGTGGAACCTGAATGACCTCTCGGCCTTAAACTTGTCGACAAACATTCTTAACGGCTCCTTGCCACCTGCTGTTGGAAATCTTAAGGTTATCAGAGAACTAGACTTGTCATGGAATCAGTTCTCAGGTGAGATCCCTAGTAATATTGGCGATCAAGAATCCTTATCTTTCCTTTCTTTGGCGCAAAACATATTAGAAGGATCTATTCCGGGGTCAATTGGAAATCTAAAAGGTTTGGAATCCTTAGATCTCTCCTTCAATAATTTGTCTGGATTCATTCCAATATCACTAGCAGAACTCAAATTCTTGCGATACTTCAATGTGTCTTACAATAGACTAGAAGGGCCAATTCCCACTGGAGGAAACTTTGCAAACTTCACTGCTCAATCATTCCTCAAGAACTCCGGTCTATGTGGTGAAACTCGTTTACAAGTTCCAACTTGTCAAGGAAAAACAAGGTCGAATAATACTGTCAAGCTGTTGAAGTATGTTATACCCCCATGTATATTAGCAATCTTGATAGTGGCTTTGATTGTTATACTAATTCGGAGAAGAAAATCGAACAGAGGCACACCAGAGTGTGAAAGCGCATTAATTGATTCATGGGGTGGAATTTCTTATCAAGAGCTTGTACAAGCAACAGATGACTTTCATGAGAGCAAATTACTCGGAAGTGGAAGTTTTGGTTCAGTATTCAGAGGAGTGCTTTCGGATGGCTCAGTAATTGCTGTTAAAGTTTTCAGTTTACATTCAGACAGAATAGCCAAGAGCTTCAAGACAGAAGGTGAAGTTCTAAGCAAAATTCGCCATAGGAACTTAGTTAAAATCATTGGATGCTGCAGTTATAGAGATTTCAAAGCTTTGGTTTTAGAGTACATGCATGGCGGGAGCCTTGATGATTGGCTTTATTCCCAGAAGTTTTGTTCGTTGGATTTGTTACAAAGGTTGAACATAGCAATGGATGTTGTGTCAGCCTTGGAATATCTTCATCTTGGCCACACATCAGTTATCATTCACTGTGATTTAAAGCCGAGCAACATTTTGTTGGATGATGATATGACTGCCCACATTAGTGATTTTGGTATCGCCAAACTCTTTGACCAAGGGGAGTTAATGGCTCAAACCAAAACCCTGGCAACGATCGGATACATGGCACCGG AATATGGGACTCAAGGAATAGTATCCACCAGCGGTGATGTGTACAGCTTTGGTATAGTGCTGTTGGAGACTTTCACAAGAAAAAAGCCGACAGATGAAATGTTTAACGAGGAAACGAGCTTGAAAGATTGGGTGAACATCTCACTACAGAAGAACACAATACTCGAAGTTGTGGATATCAGTTTGCTTAAACCAGAAGACCAGGATTTCTCTGCAAGGGAGCAATGTGTGTCTTCTGTTCTCGGTTTGGCAATGAGTTGTTTGGCCATTTCACCTTCAGCCCGGATCGGAATCAGGGAAGTTTCCACTAGACTAGAACAGATTAGAACCGTGTTTCTAGCAACTTCCGCTTATAAGTCCACAGACAGAAAAAA AAGGTCACTACAAGACATGGGTCGGCGGAGAAAACTGGGAGAGAGGTCAAATATGCATGAGGAAGACTAA